From Toxotes jaculatrix isolate fToxJac2 chromosome 1, fToxJac2.pri, whole genome shotgun sequence, a single genomic window includes:
- the LOC121184537 gene encoding cytochrome c oxidase subunit 5A, mitochondrial-like has translation MFRAVFRLSATGTRSLARSRPCYSAPSASRCYSHGKVETDEEFDARWVTYFSKPDIDAWELRKGMNTLIGYDLVPEPKILDSALRACRRLNDLASAIRILEAVKNKAGPHKDIYPYVIQELKPTLAELGISTPEELGIDRV, from the exons ATGTTCCGAGCTGTGTTCCGACTGTCAGCCACAGGGACCCGGAGTCTGGCTCGGTCACGGCCCTGCTACTCAG CTCCATCGGCCTCCAGATGTTACTCCCATGGCAAGGTGGAGACAGATGAGGAGTTTGATGCCCGTTGGGTCACTTACTTCAGCAAGCCCGACATCGATGCCTGGGAACTAAGGAAAG GCATGAACACCCTGATTGGGTATGACCTGGTTCCTGAGCCCAAGATCCTGGACTCGGCACTAAGAGCTTGTCGGAGACTGAATGACTTGGCCAGCGCCATCCGCATCCTTGAGGCTGTGAAG aacaAAGCAGGCCCCCACAAAGACATCTATCCCTATGTGATCCAAGAACTCAAGCCCACCCTGGCAGAACTTGGCATCTCAACACCAGAGGAGCTGGGCATTGACAGGGTATAG